A DNA window from Lutra lutra chromosome 8, mLutLut1.2, whole genome shotgun sequence contains the following coding sequences:
- the RBM17 gene encoding splicing factor 45 — protein sequence MSLYDDLGVETSDSKTEGWSKNFKLLQSQLQVKKAALTQAKSQRTKQSTVLAPVIDLKRGGSSDDRQIVDTPPHVAAGLKDPVPSGFSAGEVLIPLADEYDPMFPNDYEKVVKRQREERQRQRELERQKEIEEREKRRKDRHEASGFSRRPDPDSDEDEDYERERRKRSMGGAAIAPPTSLVEKDKELPRDFPYEEDSRPRSQSSKAAIPPPVYEEQDRPRSPTGPGNSFLANMGGTVAHKIMQKYGFREGQGLGKHEQGLSTALSVEKTSKRGGKIIVGDATEKDASKKSDSNPLTEILKCPTKVVLLRNMVGAGEVDEDLEAETKEECEKYGKVGKCVIFEIPGAPDDEAVRIFLEFERVESAIKAVVDLNGRYFGGRVVKACFYNLDKFRVLDLAEQV from the exons ATGTCCCTGTATGATGACCTGGGAGTGGAGACCAGTGATTCAAAAACGGAAGGCTGGTCCAAAAACTTCAAACTTCTACAGTCCCAGCTTCAGGTCAAGAAGGCGGCTCTGACGCAGGCCAAG AGCCAGAGAACGAAACAGAGTACAGTACTCGCCCCAGTTATCGACCTAAAGCGAGGTGGCTCTTCAGACGACCGGCAGATCGTGGACACCCCCCCGCACGTCGCAGCTGGCCTGAAG GATCCTGTTCCCAGTGGATTTTCTGCAGGAGAAGTTTTGATTCCTTTAGCTGATGAATATGATCCCATGTTTCCTAATGATTATGAGAAAGTAGTGAAACGCCAAAGAGAGGAACGACAGAGACAGCGGGAGctggaaagacaaaaagaaatagaagagagagaaaa GAGGCGTAAGGACAGACATGAAGCTAGTGGGTTTTCGAGGCGACCAGATCCAGATTCTGATGAAGATGAAGATTATGAGCGAGAGAGGCGGAAAAGAA GTATGGGCGGAGCTGCCATTGCGCCACCCACTTCTCTGGTAGAGAAGGACAAAGAGT tACCCCGAGATTTCCCTTATGAAGAGGATTCAAGACCTCGCTCCCAGTCTTCCAAAGCTGCTATCCCTCCTCCCGTATATGAGGAACAAGACAGACCCAGATCTCCGACCGGACCTGGCAACTCCTTCCTTGCCAACATGGG tGGCACAGTAGCACATAAAATCATGCAGAAGTATGGCTTCCGGGAAGGCCAGGGTCTTGGAAAGCACGAGCAGGGACTGAGCACGGCACTGTCAGTGGAGAAGACAAGCAAGCGAGGAGGCAAGATCATTGTGGGTGATGCCACAGAGAAAG ATGCGTCCAAGAAGTCAGATTCAAATCCATTAACTGAAATACTTAAGTGTCCTACCAAAGTGGTCCTCCTAAGG AACATGGTTGGTGCAGGAGAGGTAGATGAAGACTTGGAAGCGGAAACCAAGGAAGAGTGTGAAAAATATGGCAAAGTTGGAAAATGTGTGATATTTGAA ATTCCTGGTGCCCCTGATGATGAAGCAGTACGGatatttttagaatttgagaGGGTTGAATCAGCAATTAAAG CTGTTGTTGATCTGAATGGGAGGTATTTTGGTGGACGGGTGGTAAAAGCATGTTTCTACAATTTGGATAAGTTCAGGGTCTTGGATTTGGCGGAGCAAGTCTGA